The Streptomyces sp. NBC_00510 genomic interval GACGTGCTCGGCGCGACCGCCGCCCGCATGCTCGCCTGCCGCGGCGGCGAACAGGACGCCGACCGCGTCCTCGGCGCCCTGCGCCGCCTCGTCCAGCGCGAGGGCGCCGACGCCGAGGGCCTCGCCGTGCTCGTGGAAGGGGCCGGCCGGCTCTCCATCGAGTGCGCCGCCCCCGTCCTGCGCCACGTCTACCGCGAGACGAGCTCCTCACAGCTGCGCGGCGTCGCCGCCCACGCCCTCGCCCGCACCGACCCCTGCTTCGGCGCCGGCCTCGCCGTCGAGTGCCTGTGGGACTGCGAGGAGACCACCCGCGAACTCGCCGCCCGCACGGCCACGACCTCGGACGTCCGGGTCCTGGCCCGCCTGCGCAGTCTCGCCGCCGATCCCGCGGAGGAGGCCGAGGTCCAGACCGCGGTCCGCGGCCGCCTCAGCTCCGGCGACCCCGCGCGGTAGGCCCCGCCTCCCCGGCCGCGGGTGGGGCCGGACCGGATGTACGGGTGTGACCTGCCACTGCTGAGTCCGGCCTTCACCCGAGGCAGCCCGCCGTGGGCGTCGGCGCCGGCCGGTCCGGGGAGTGGGCCTGGGCCCGGGAGCACGGCAGTTGGAGTTGCGTCGAGGACGAGCGGCCGGTCCTCGACGTATCGGCGGGGACGCGGGCGCTGCACGCCGACGGCACCGACACCCTGCTGGGCCTCCACCCGGACCACCACACCGGCCGCGATCCCCGGCGGTTCACCCCCGCCCCGCGTGCCCTGGGAGCTCTACCCGAGGACGAGGACCACGGCCCCCTGGGTCCGCGCGGCCCGTTCCACCGCCTCGCCGAAGGACTCGGCGTCGGCCTCCCGCACGCCGACCCGAACGCCGGCCCCGTGCCCGTCGCCGGACTCCTGCCCGGACCGGCGCGCGGCGCCCGACGCCGCCCGGCCCGGCGTCCGGGGGAGACCGAGGGCCGCCGACGCGGTCGGAAGGCCCGATCCGGAGCCAACGCTCACGGCACGTTCCCCAAGGTGAAAGATCCACGTGACCCGGACAACGCCCGGGGAGCCGACAACGTCCGTATGCGAGTAGCCATCGTCACAGAGTCCTTCCCACCCGACGTCAACGGAGTGGCCCACTGCGCGCTGCGCACGGCCGAACATCTGGTCCGCAGGGGCCACGAGCCGCTGGTGATCGCGCCGGCCGGCCCGCAGGAGTCCGCGCCGGGGGACGAACCGTGCCCCGTCGTGCGTGTGCCGTCGCTGCCACTGCCCGGCTACCCGCAGGTCAGGGTGGCGCTCCCCGGCCGCAGGACCGCGGCGGCGATCGCCGCGCACCGCGCCGAACTCGTCCACCTGGCCAGCCCGTTCATCCTCGGGGTGCGCGGCATGGCCGCGGCCACCCGGCAGCACATCCCCGCGGTCGCCGTGTACCAGACCGACCTCGCGGGGTACGCCCGCACCTACCTGAGCCGCGGCGAGAGCACCGCGTGGCGCCGCATCCGCGCCGTGCACACGGCCGCCGATCGCACGCTCGCCCCGTCCAGCGCCTCCCAGCGCGACCTGGAGGCGCACGGCGTCCCGCGCGTGCACCTGTGGCCGCGCGGCGTGGACTCCGTACGCTTCGACGCTGCCCACCGCGACGAGGCGCTGCGCCGTGAACTCGCCCCGAACGGTGAGGTCCTGGTGGGCTACATCGGCCGCCTCGCCCCGGAGAAGCACGTGGAGCTGCTGGCCGGCGCGGGCCGGCTGTCCGGGGTGAAGGTGGTTGTCGTCGGGGACGGCCCGAGCGCCCCCGGGCTGCGCGAGGCGCTGCCGGACGCGGTGTTCCTCGGCCGCCGCACCGGCCACGACCTGGCACGGATCTACGCCTCCCTCGACGTCTTCGTCCACACCGGGCCGTTCGAGACGTTCTGCCAGACCGTCCAGGAGGCGATGGCCAGCGGGCTGCCCGTGGTCGCCCCCGCCGCCGGCGGTCCGCTCGACCTCGTGGACCACGGCCGCACCGGGCTGCTCGTGCCGCCCGGCGACGTGGACGCCGTCACCGGCGCCGTACGGCTGCTGGCCAGTGCCCCGGCCATGCGCGACCAATTCGGCGCCGAGGGGCGCGCCGACGTGGCCGCGCGCACCTGGGAGGCCGTCGGCGACCTGCTCCTGGAGCACTACGCGCAGGTGCTCGACGCCCGCACGGCGGTGGCGGCATGACCGGCCCGCTGCGCATCGTCAGGCTGGCGAACTTCGTCACGCCCACCTCCGGAGGCCTGCGCACCGCGCTGCGCCACCTCGGCGAGGGCTACCTCGCGGCAGGCCACGACCCGGTCCTGGTCGTCCCCGGCCCCGCCGCCAAGGACCAGACCACCTCCCAGGGCCGCGTCATCACCCTCCCCGGCCCCCTCGTCGCCGGCACCGGCGGCTACCGCGTCCTGACCGGCCGGGCCCGGCTGGAGGCGGTGCTGGACGGCCTCCGCCCCGACCGGCTGGAGGTCTCCGACCGCACGACGCTGCGCTGGACCGGGGAGTGGGCGCGCCGCCGCCGGGTGCCGTCCGTCATGGTGTCCCACGAGAGCGTCGACGGGGTGCTGCGCACCTGGGGTGTGCCCAGCGGCCTCGCCCAGGGCGCCGCCGACCGGCTCAACCGCCGCAGCGCGCACGTGTACTCGCGCATCGTCTGCACGACGGCCTGGGCGGCCGCGGAGTTCGAGCGGATCGGGGCCCGCAACGTCGTACGGGCGCCGCTCGGCGTCGACCTGGAGGCATGCCACCCGGCGCACCACGACCCGGAGTTGCGCGCCCGGTACGCCGGCAACGCCGAGGTGCTGCTGGTGATGTGCTCCCGCCTGTCGCCCGAGAAGCGGCCGGGACGCGCCCTGGAGGCCCTCGCCCACATGCGTCGCCAGGGCGTGGACGCCGTCCTCGTCGTCGCGGGGGACGGGCCGATGCGCGCCCGCCTGGAGGCCCGGGCCCGGGAGGCCCGGCTGCCGGTCACCTTCGTCGGGCACGTCCCCGTCCGTCGCGCCCTGTCCGCCCTCCAGGCCACCGCCGACGTGGTCCTGGCCCCGGGCCCGGTGGAGACGTTCGGCCTGTCCGCCCTGGAGGCCCTCGCCTGCGGCACGCCGGTCGTCGCCAGCGCGCTGTCCGCGCTGCCCGACATCCTCGGCCCGGCCGGTGCCGCCGCCACCGACGACGGCCCGGCCTTCGCCGACGCCGTCGGCCACCTGCTGGCCCGCCCGGAGCCCATGCGCCGCGCCATCGCCCGCGCCCAGGCCGAGCGCTACGGCTGGCCGACCGCCGTGAGCGCCTTCCTCGCCGCCCACGACGCCGCGCCCCGGCTCACCGCGCCGGAGGTCACGCCATGACGACGGGCACGCAGACGCCCACCGTCCCCGGACGTGCCAGACCCGCGGCCCACGTGCCCACCGGGGTCGCGGGACCCGTCCAGGCCCAGGTCACCGCCCGGATGCCCGCCCCTGTGCCCGTCCCTTTGCCCGCCCCTGTTCCGTCCCCGGCGTCGGTCCAGGGCGCCGCCGGGTCCGCCGGCACGAGGGAGATACGTTTCGCCGCCCTCGGCGACTCGCTCACCGAGGGCCTCGGCGACCCCGTCGCCGGCGGATGGCGCGGTTGGGCGCCGCTCCTGGCGCACGGGCTGGGCGCCGAGCCCTCGGCCGTGCGCCTGCTCAACTGCGCACGCAGCGGCGCCCTCACCAAGGACGTCGTCGAGGAGCAGCTGCCGCGCGCCCTGGACCACCGGCCGCACCTGGCCTCGGTGGTGATCGGCGCCAACGACACGCTCCGCGGCAGCTTCGACATCGAGACCGTCGCCCGCCGCCTGGACACCGTCCTGGCCCAACTGCGCGCCCAGGGCGCCGAGGTGCTCACCGCCTGCCTGCCCGACCCCGGCCGCATGCTGGGCCTGCCGTGGCCGCTCGCCCGCCCGCTGGGCCGCCGGATGGCCGCGCTGAACCAGGTCGTGCACGTGCTCTCCGAGCGGTACGAGGCCGTGCACCTGCACGCCGCCCGCCATCCGTGGGCGGCCGACCGCGCCTCCTGGAGCGCGGACCGGCTGCACCCCAGCGAACTCGGCCACCGGCTGCTGGCCCGGGAGTTCCACGACCTCCTGGTCTCGCGCGGCCTGTCGGAGGGTGAACCGCCGTCCACGACCCCCGGCGGCCCGGGACCGGGCGCCGCGGCGAGCGTCTGGTGGATGGCGACCAAGGGCACCCGCTGGGTCGCCGACCGCTGCACCGATCTGCTGCCCGATCTCCTGCGGCTCGCCGGCCGGGAGACCCGGCACCGGCTGGCCGGCACCGACGGGCTGCTGGACCCGTGCTCCCGCGACGCCACCGCCGGTGCGCTGGCCCGCCTGGAAGGGACGTCCCTGGGACAATGAGGGCGTGACCGGACGCTGGGAGTTCTGGATCGACCGGGGCGGCACCTTCACCGACGTCGTCGCCAGACGGCCGGACGGCGGCCTGGAGACGTGCAAGCTGCTCTCCCACGACCCCGGGCGCTACCGGGACGCCCCCGTCGAGGGCATCCGGCGCATGCTGGGCCTGGACCCCGGCGCACCCGTGCCCGCCGACCGGATCTCCGCCGTCAAGATGGGCACCACGGTCGCCACCAACGCCCTCCTGGAACGCAAGGGGGAGCCGACCGTCCTCGTCGTCACCGAGGGCTTCCGTGACGCGCTGCGCATCGCGTACCAGAACCGGCCGCGACTCTTCGACCGCCGGATCGTCCTCCCCGAGGCGCTCTACGAGCGCGTCATCGAGGTCCCCGAACGCATCGGCGCGCACGGCGAGGTCGTCCGCCCCCTCGACCCGGCCGCCACCAAAGCGGCCCTGCGTCAGGCGCGCCGGGACGGCCTGACGAGCGTCGCCGTCGTCCTGCTGCACGGCTACCGCCACCCCGCCCACGAGCAGGCCGTCGCGCGGGCGGCCCGCGAGGCCGGGTTCGACCAGATCAGCTGCTCCCACGAGGTGAGCCCGCTGATCAAGCTGGTCCCGCGCGGCGACACCACCGTGGTGGACGCCTACCTGTCGCCGATCCTGCGCCGTTACGTGGACGAGGTGGCCGCCGAACTGCGGGGCGTCCGGCTGATGTTCATGCAGTCCAACGGCGGGCTCCGCGAGGCCGGTCACTTCCGGGGCAAGGACGCCGTGCTGTCCGGCCCGGCCGGGGGAGTGGTCGGCATGGCCCGTACGTCCCGGCAGGCCGGGTTCGACCGGGTCGTCGGCTTCGACATGGGCGGAACCTCCACCGACGTCTCCCACTGGGCGGGCGAGCTGGAACGCGTCCTCGGCACCCAGGTGGCGGGCGTACGGATGCGCGCGCCCATGATGAACATCCACACGGTGGCGGCGGGCGGCGGCTCCGTCCTCCACTTCGACGGGCAGCGCTACCGGGTCGGCCCCGACTCCGCGGGTGCCGACCCGGGCCCCGCCTGCTACCGCCGCGGCGGTCCGCTGACCGTGACCGACGCCAATGTGATGCTCGGCCGTGTCCAGGCGGCGCACTTCCCGGCCGTGTTCGGCCCCGACGGCGACCAGCCGCTGGACACCGAGGCCGTCCGCGCCGGCTTCGCGCGGCTCGCCGAGGAGTCCGCGGCCGCGACCGGCGACCGCCGCACCCCGGAGGAGGTCGCCGCGGGCTTCCTGGAGATCGCCGTCCTGAACATGGCCAACGCCGTCAAGAAGATCTCCGTGCAGCGCGGCCACGACATCACGCGCTACGCCCTCACCAGCTTCGGCGGAGCCGGCGGCCAGCACGCCTGCGCGGTCGCCGACGCCCTGTCCGTCGACACGGTCATCGTGCCCCCGCTGGCCGGTGTGCTGTCCGCGTACGGGATCGGCCTGGCCGACGCCACCGCCATGCGCGAGCGCTCCGTGGAGACCGGACTCGGCGAGGACGGGCTGCCCGCCCTGCGCAACGCCCGCGACGAGCTCGACGGCCTGGCCCGCGCGCAACTGCGCGAGGACGGGGTACCCGACGACACCGTCGAGACCGTCACCCGCGTCCACGTCCGCTACGCGGGCACCGACGCTGCGCTCCCGGTGCCGATGGGCACGGTCGACGCCATGCGCGAGGCGTTCACCGCCGACCACCGCGCCCGGTACGCCTTCACCATGGACAAGCCCCTGGTCGTCGAGGCGGTCTCGGTCGAGGCCATCGGCTCCGCGGGCCCGCCCGGACGGCACCACGTGGAGCCGCCGGCCCGCGAGGGTCCCCTGCGACGGGCCGCCGAGGTGTCGCTGTACACGGAGGGCCGGCGGCAGGCCAGCCCCCTGTTCCGCCGGGACGGGATGCGCCCGGGCGACACCGTGGACGGGCCCGCCGTGATCGCCGAGGCCGACGCGACGACCGTGGTCGACCCCGGCTGGCGGGCCGCGGTGGGCGAGCACGGCCACCTCCTGCTCACCCGGGTGCGGCCGCGGCCCGGCCGGGTGGCGGTCGGTACCGAGGTCGATCCGGTGATGCTGGAGATCTTCAACAACCTCTTCATGTCGATCGCCGAGCAGATGGGGGTGCGCCTGGAGAACACCGCCCACTCCGTCAACATCAAGGAACGCCTGGACTTCTCCTGCGCCCTGTTCGACCCCGAGGGCAACCTGATCGCCAACGCCCCCCACATCCCCGTCCACCTCGGCTCCATGGGCGAGTCCATCAAGGAGGTGCTGCGCCGGAACGAGGGCACCATGCGTCCGGGCGACGCCTACGCCGTCAACGACCCGTACCACGGGGGCACCCACCTGCCCGACGTCACCGTCGTCACCCCCGTCTTCGACGAGGAGGAGCGGTCGCCGCTCTTCCTCGTCGCCTCGCGCGGCCACCACGCCGAGATCGGCGGCCTCACCCCCGGCTCCATGCCCGCCTTCAGCCGCACCGTGCACGAGGAGGGCGTCCTCTTCGACAACTGGCTCCTGGTGCGCGACGGCCGCCTGCGCGAGGAGGAGACCCGCGCCCTGCTCACCGGCGCCCCCCACCCCTCGCGCGACCCGGACACCAACATCGCCGACCTGCGCGCCCAGGTCGCCGCGAACGAGAAGGGCATCGCCGAGCTGCGGCGCATGACCGCGCAGTTCGGCCTCGACGTCGTGCACGCCTACATGCGGCACGTGCAGGACAACGCCGAGGAGTCCGTGCGGCGCATCGTCGCGGGCCTGGACGACGGCGACTGCGCGTACGAGACCGACAACGGCGCGGTCGTCCGCGTCGCCGTCCGCGTCGACCGCGCGGCGCGCTCCGCCGTCCTGGACTTCACCGGCACCTCGCCGCAGCAGGAGGGCAACTTCAACGCGCCGCGGTCCGTGGTCATGGCCGCCGTGCTCTACGTCTTCCGCACCCTCGTCGCCGACGACATCCCGCTCAACAGCGGCTGCCTGAAGCCGCTGGACGTCCGCGTCCCCGACGGCTCGATGCTGGCCCCGGAATACCCTGCGGCCACCGTCGCCGGCAACGTGGAGACCTCCCAGGCCGTCACGGGGGCCCTGTACGCCGCGCTCGGCGTGCAGGCCGAGGGCTCCGGCACGATGAACAACGTCACCTTCGGCAACGACCGGGTGCAGTACTACGAGACCGTCGCCAGTGGTTCCGGGGCGGGTGAGGGCTTCGACGGCGCCGACGCCGTCCAGACCCACATGACCAACTCCCGGCTCACCGACCCCGAGATCCTCGAGTGGCGCTACCCCGTCCGCGTCGAGAGCTTCGCCCTGCGCGAGGACAGCGGCGGCGACGGCCGGTGGCACGGGGGCCGCGGGGCCGTCCGCCGCATCCGCTTCCTGGAACCCATGACGGTCGCCCTGCTGTCCGGCCACCGGCGGGTCGCCCCGTACGGCCTGGCCGGCGGCGGGCCCGGCGCCCTGGGCGAGAACCGGATCGAGCGCGCCGACGGCTCCGTCACCCCGCTCGGCGGCGTCGACTCCGCCGACGTCGGGCCCGGTGACGTCCTGGTCGTCGCGACGCCCGGCGGGGGCGGCTACGGGGCCGCCGGCGGCTGAGGGGTCCCGGGCGCGCGGCTGCCCGGACCGCGCCGTTTGGGATGATGTCGGTCCGAGCGCCTAGTCTGTGCGTCGTGACCACGACCGTTCCGCACCAGCTCAGCGGCGGTGTCCGGCCCGCGCCGGGGCCGGCCGCGGACGAGGGCCTGGCCCGCCGGCTCAAGGCCCTGGCCTGCACCGCGCCGCTGCACGACCTCGACGTGCGCAAGGCCAACCTCGCGGGCGAGTACTCGGTGTACGCGATGGCGGAGGTGGCCCTGGCCGCCATCGACCTGGTCACGCTCAACATGGACTTCGACACCGGTGCCGACCACGACCAGATAATCTCCCGCCTGCTGCCGCGCATCGCCGCTCAGGCCCCCGGCCGTCCCGTCGCCGAGCACGAGCGGGTGGGCCGCTGGGTCCTGGAGAACCTGATCAACGTCGGCAGCGTCGACCGCGGCTTCCGCGCCGTCTACGGCACCTTCGGCCCCGACGGGGCGTACGTCCGCCGTGACTACGACTTCAAGCTGATCGAGGAGGTCCCGGGCCGCGACGGCACCGTCTACCTGCGCACCACCGACGAGGCCGTCAACGTGCTCGTCGGTGCCCTCGACACCGACGTGACCAGCGCCCAGATCGCCGCCGAGGTCAAGCTCGAGGTGCTGATCAACCGGGGCCGCCTCGCCGACGCCCAGCTCGCGGCGGAACAGGCCCGCTACCGCACGGTGCAGTACGCCGAGACGCTGCGCCGCGCCCTGGACGCCACCCGCCGCAACGTCCGGGCGGTCGACTGGATCCGCACCGTCCCCGACATGATCGACGAGGCGCTCGACCACGTCGCCGACCGCTACCGGCACGAGAACGCCATCCTGACCAACATCCGCAAGGCCAGGGACGAGTCGGAGGACCCGGAGCACAAGCGCCGCGCCGCCGAGCTCGTCGACATCGTCAAGGACTGCATCCGCCGCCACACCCAGCTGCAGTCCCGGCTGCTGGAGGCCGGGCCCATCTTCCGCGCCGAGCAGGACCGGCAGGCCTTCGCCGCACCGCGCGGCGGCGCCCTCGTCGGCATGCTCGACCTGTACGGGCAGCTGGTCGCGCCGGTCCTGCCGCTCCCGGTGGAGCAGGCCACCCGGGTCACCGACGCCTGGTTCGCCCGCGGCACGGGCCTGCGCTCCCCCGCCTCGGTACGCGTCACGGACCTCGTGGACGCCCTGCTCACCCCGCCGCTGGAGCGCGAGCACCTCGGTGCCGAGATGCCCGAGCCCGACCTCGTCGCCACCCCGGACGACAGCCGGTTCAGCGAGGAGCAGCTGGAGACCGCCCTGGAACTCCTCGACCTGCCGCACGACGCCCCCCGCCGGCTGTCCGGGCTGCTCGCCGAGGCCCGCCGCCTCGATCCCGAACTGCCCTACCTGGTCGCCCTGCTGGCGGTGCACGCCGCCAGCCCGCCGGTCGGCACCGCCTACCGCCAGGGCGAGGAGCGGCTGCTGTTCGCCGTGGACGACGGCACCGGGCTGGACGACCCCGAGTTCGGCGGCGCCGACCTGATCGTGGGCACGGCCCGGCTGGACGCCGCCGGGATGGCCGCCGAGCGGTCCGAGGTGGCGTGACGATGAGCGAACCGACCATCCGCACCGAGGAGACGACCCCGTGAGCGACCACCGCGACGGCGAGAGCACGCAGCCGCCCGCAGCGGCCCCCGGCCCGGCGGCCGTGACGCCGGGCGACGCCGCGGACGCCGCCCGTCTCGTCTCCTTCGGGCTCCAGCCGAAGCTGCTGCCCGCGCGCGACGTCGAGTACGCCGAGCTGATCCGCCGCTACCGGGAGGACCCGCTGTTCTCGCGGCTGGCCGACGCCGTGGCCGCCGGGCTCGGCCTGGTCGTGCTGGAGGTCTCGCCCCGGGCCGGCATGGCGCTGGCCGCCGGCGAGGACTCGGTCTTCGCCGTCCGCATGGGCGACTACTCACGCCGCGCCGCGTCCGACGCGGGCGACCGCTTCCTGCACGGCCTCGCCCACCTCGCCACCGCCGCCATGGCCTTCCCCCGCCCGGAGGACCTCGCCGACGACGCGTACATCGGCCGGGTCACCGTCAACGGCATCGACGGCTTCCTGCGCCAGGCCTGCCGCAGGCTGGAGGAACGGGCCGAGGAGCAGGGTGAGAACACCGACCCGGCCAGCGACGCCCCCGGCCTGGAGGCCGCCTGGCGGGTCTACGTGCGCCGCAGCTCCACCGGCGCCACCAAGGACGCCCGGCGCCTGGCGGGCTCCACCACCGGCATCGTCAGCAAGGCCGTCTCCTTCCTCGTCGACTCGGGGTTCCTGCAGCGCACGGGTGACGAGTCGGGCGGCACCTACCGCACCACCGCCCGCTACCAGCTCCAGGTGCGCGACATGGCGGGCAGCGCCGCCATGGCCGAACTCCTCGACCTCGGGATCGTGCCCCGGGCCGGTGAGTCGGCGGCCCTGATGCCGGCGGCGGACGGCGACGACCTCGACCTCGTGACCGGAGCCGGCCTGCCCTTCCACTCCTGAAGCGGCGCACCGACCCCGCACCCGCCTCCCGGATCCTGCCGATCCACCCGAACCCGCCGACCACAGACCACAGACCACCACGACGAGAGCCCCCCATGTACGAGCTGTCCCGGGTCCGCCTCTACTCCATCGGGCCCGCCGGTGCGCGCTACGCCGACACCGTGCTGGACCTGCGCGGAGTCGGCGAGCCCGTGCCGCAACCCGCCCCCGCCCAGGCGGAGTTCTTCGAGGACGAGCCGACCGGCCCGCCGCGCCGTCCGGCGCCGGCCGGGGTGCTGTTCCTGGAGAACGGCGGCGGCAAGTCCGTCCTGCTCAAGCTGATCTTCTCGGTCATGCTGCCCGGTCACCGCAACACCCTGGGCGGCGCGAGCTCCGGAGTGCTCCGCAAGTTCCTGCTGGCCGACGACTGCGGCCACGTCGCCCTGGAGTGGCAGCACACCGTCACCGGCGAGCTGGTCGTCGTCGGCAAGGTCAGCGAGTGGCGCGGACGCCAGGTCTCCTCCGACCCGCGCAAGTTCGCCGAGGCCTGGTACTCCTTCCGGCCCGGTCCGGGGCTCAGCCTGGACTCGCTGCCGGTCGCCGAGTCCACCGCGGTACGGACACCCGCCGAGGGCACCTCGGGTGCCCGCGGGCGCCGTCGCACCATGAAGGGCTTCCGCGACGCCGTGACCGACGCCGCACGCTACTACCCGCACCTGGAAGTGGTGTGGGAGGAGATCCACGACCGGTGGAACGAGCACCTTGGCGAGCTCGGCCTCGACCCCGAACTCTTCCGCTACCAGCGGGAGATGAACGCCGACGAAGGCGAGGCGGCCGGTCTCTTCGCGGTGAAGAAGGACTCCGACTTCACCGACTTTCTGCTGCGCGCGGTCACCGACACCCGGGACACCGACGGCCTCGCCGACCTGGTGCACGGCTTCGCGGGCAAGCTGGGCCGCCGGGCCGAACTCACCGCGGAACGCGACTTCACGGCGGGCTCCCTCGAACTGCTCGGCCGCATCGTCGACACCACCGCCGCCCGCGACCAGGCACGCGGCGTCCACGCCCAGTCCGAGCGCCGCAGCCGCGCCCTGGCCCGCAGGCTGTCCGCGCGCGCCCGCGAGGAGCGGGGCCGCGCCGCCGAGCTGGCGCAGAAGACGGCCCGTGCCGCGCACACCGTCACCGACGCCGAGGCCGCTCGCGGCCGCAGCGCCCTCATCGCCGCCGAACTCGCCTACCGGCACGCCTCGCTGGCCCTGGCAGCCGGCGAGAAGAGCGCCACCGCGCTGCGCCGCGAACTCAACGACGCCCGGACGCTGCAGTCCGCCTGGCAGGCCGCGGAGATCGTGCTGCGGCACCGGGCCGCAGCCGACCGCATGGCCCGGGTGACCGCCGCCATCCGCGAGGCGGAACGGGACGCCGCGCCCGCACTCGCTGCCCGTACGAAGGCCGCGGGCGATCTCGTCCGCGTGCTGCGGGCCGCCGCGGACACCGCCGACGAGCGGGCGGACGCGGAGGAGGAGCGGTCCGCAGGACTCCAGGCACAGTCCGAGGCGGCGCACCGCGACGCCACCGCCGCCGCGACGGAGGCGCAGCGCGCGCGCAGCGAGTCCGGGCACCTGGTGCAGCGGCTGGCGGAGGTCGAGCAGGAGACCGCCGAGGCGGTCCGGGCGGGCTGGCTGGACGACTCCGCCCCCGACGCCGACCCGGCCCGCGCCGCCCTGGAGGCCTCGGACGCGGAGAAGGCCGCCGCGACCGCCGCGGAGGCCGCCCGTGACGCCGCCCGCCGGGCCGGTGACCGGGCCCGGGAGGCCGCCGCCGCCGACGCGCGCGCCGAGCTGTCCGCCGCCCGCGCGGCCGACGCCCTCGCCGCGGCCGAGGCCGCCCACTCCGCCGAGTCACGCGTCGCGGACGCCCTCGCGGCCGAGCCGCGCCTGGCCGAACTGCTCAGCCT includes:
- a CDS encoding hydantoinase B/oxoprolinase family protein, whose translation is MTGRWEFWIDRGGTFTDVVARRPDGGLETCKLLSHDPGRYRDAPVEGIRRMLGLDPGAPVPADRISAVKMGTTVATNALLERKGEPTVLVVTEGFRDALRIAYQNRPRLFDRRIVLPEALYERVIEVPERIGAHGEVVRPLDPAATKAALRQARRDGLTSVAVVLLHGYRHPAHEQAVARAAREAGFDQISCSHEVSPLIKLVPRGDTTVVDAYLSPILRRYVDEVAAELRGVRLMFMQSNGGLREAGHFRGKDAVLSGPAGGVVGMARTSRQAGFDRVVGFDMGGTSTDVSHWAGELERVLGTQVAGVRMRAPMMNIHTVAAGGGSVLHFDGQRYRVGPDSAGADPGPACYRRGGPLTVTDANVMLGRVQAAHFPAVFGPDGDQPLDTEAVRAGFARLAEESAAATGDRRTPEEVAAGFLEIAVLNMANAVKKISVQRGHDITRYALTSFGGAGGQHACAVADALSVDTVIVPPLAGVLSAYGIGLADATAMRERSVETGLGEDGLPALRNARDELDGLARAQLREDGVPDDTVETVTRVHVRYAGTDAALPVPMGTVDAMREAFTADHRARYAFTMDKPLVVEAVSVEAIGSAGPPGRHHVEPPAREGPLRRAAEVSLYTEGRRQASPLFRRDGMRPGDTVDGPAVIAEADATTVVDPGWRAAVGEHGHLLLTRVRPRPGRVAVGTEVDPVMLEIFNNLFMSIAEQMGVRLENTAHSVNIKERLDFSCALFDPEGNLIANAPHIPVHLGSMGESIKEVLRRNEGTMRPGDAYAVNDPYHGGTHLPDVTVVTPVFDEEERSPLFLVASRGHHAEIGGLTPGSMPAFSRTVHEEGVLFDNWLLVRDGRLREEETRALLTGAPHPSRDPDTNIADLRAQVAANEKGIAELRRMTAQFGLDVVHAYMRHVQDNAEESVRRIVAGLDDGDCAYETDNGAVVRVAVRVDRAARSAVLDFTGTSPQQEGNFNAPRSVVMAAVLYVFRTLVADDIPLNSGCLKPLDVRVPDGSMLAPEYPAATVAGNVETSQAVTGALYAALGVQAEGSGTMNNVTFGNDRVQYYETVASGSGAGEGFDGADAVQTHMTNSRLTDPEILEWRYPVRVESFALREDSGGDGRWHGGRGAVRRIRFLEPMTVALLSGHRRVAPYGLAGGGPGALGENRIERADGSVTPLGGVDSADVGPGDVLVVATPGGGGYGAAGG
- a CDS encoding SGNH/GDSL hydrolase family protein, with product MTTGTQTPTVPGRARPAAHVPTGVAGPVQAQVTARMPAPVPVPLPAPVPSPASVQGAAGSAGTREIRFAALGDSLTEGLGDPVAGGWRGWAPLLAHGLGAEPSAVRLLNCARSGALTKDVVEEQLPRALDHRPHLASVVIGANDTLRGSFDIETVARRLDTVLAQLRAQGAEVLTACLPDPGRMLGLPWPLARPLGRRMAALNQVVHVLSERYEAVHLHAARHPWAADRASWSADRLHPSELGHRLLAREFHDLLVSRGLSEGEPPSTTPGGPGPGAAASVWWMATKGTRWVADRCTDLLPDLLRLAGRETRHRLAGTDGLLDPCSRDATAGALARLEGTSLGQ
- a CDS encoding glycosyltransferase, producing MTGPLRIVRLANFVTPTSGGLRTALRHLGEGYLAAGHDPVLVVPGPAAKDQTTSQGRVITLPGPLVAGTGGYRVLTGRARLEAVLDGLRPDRLEVSDRTTLRWTGEWARRRRVPSVMVSHESVDGVLRTWGVPSGLAQGAADRLNRRSAHVYSRIVCTTAWAAAEFERIGARNVVRAPLGVDLEACHPAHHDPELRARYAGNAEVLLVMCSRLSPEKRPGRALEALAHMRRQGVDAVLVVAGDGPMRARLEARAREARLPVTFVGHVPVRRALSALQATADVVLAPGPVETFGLSALEALACGTPVVASALSALPDILGPAGAAATDDGPAFADAVGHLLARPEPMRRAIARAQAERYGWPTAVSAFLAAHDAAPRLTAPEVTP
- a CDS encoding glycosyltransferase family 1 protein gives rise to the protein MRVAIVTESFPPDVNGVAHCALRTAEHLVRRGHEPLVIAPAGPQESAPGDEPCPVVRVPSLPLPGYPQVRVALPGRRTAAAIAAHRAELVHLASPFILGVRGMAAATRQHIPAVAVYQTDLAGYARTYLSRGESTAWRRIRAVHTAADRTLAPSSASQRDLEAHGVPRVHLWPRGVDSVRFDAAHRDEALRRELAPNGEVLVGYIGRLAPEKHVELLAGAGRLSGVKVVVVGDGPSAPGLREALPDAVFLGRRTGHDLARIYASLDVFVHTGPFETFCQTVQEAMASGLPVVAPAAGGPLDLVDHGRTGLLVPPGDVDAVTGAVRLLASAPAMRDQFGAEGRADVAARTWEAVGDLLLEHYAQVLDARTAVAA